In Ailuropoda melanoleuca isolate Jingjing chromosome 4, ASM200744v2, whole genome shotgun sequence, the following proteins share a genomic window:
- the LOC100472935 gene encoding thymosin beta-10 produces MADKPDMGKIASFDKAKLKKTETKEKNTLPTKETIEQEKWSEIS; encoded by the coding sequence ATGGCAGACAAGCCTGACATGGGGAAAATTGCCAGCTTCGATAAGGCGAAGCtgaaaaaaacagagacaaaggaGAAGAACACCTTGCCGACCAAAGAGACCATTGAGCAAGAGAAGTGGAGTGAAATTTCCTAA